AGAAGTTGGTGGCAGACATACCGTGTCATGTCGATGTGTTGGCTTATAATATGAGTTTTGAAAAACGGGTGATTGCTTCACTGGCTACGCAGTTTGAGGATTTGTCAGAACCGCTGATGTGCCTCCATGACAATATCAAAGACTTGATGATACCCTTTCAAAAAGGACACTACGCCACTCCGCTTATGAAGGGTAGCTACTCGATCAAATATGTCTTACCAGCCCTCGTCCCACAGATGGAGCAAGCCTACAAACAATTAGAAGGCATCCAAAATGGCGGCGATGCCATGAATGCTTTCGCATCGCTACATGACAAGAGTGAACAAGAGCAAAAAAAAGTGCGCGCGCAGTTGCTAAAATACTGCGAACTCGATACTCTGGCGATGGTGCGGGTACTGGGGAAATTAAAAAAGATATAGGACCCTTGATGAATATCGACAAATACTTAATATTGATCAACGATAAGGATAAAACACAAGAGATTGAGAAGATTGATGTTGAAGCAAACAAAATAAAAATTAAATACACTACGAACAATAAAATCTATTTATACAATAAACACAAGGTTTCAATACTACAAGATCCTAAGCCAATTGATCCTAATGCTTATTTGATTTATTTAGGAGAGGTGTGTTTGTTTAATATTTCTAAAATATTAGATTTTAAAACTCATCTGAGAATCTTTCATGATAATGGGAAAGTTTTTACTTACAATAAAGCGAATCTACGTTTTGAAAAAAATGCTCTTATGTATGTAAATACAAAAAATACACTGCTATATTTAAAAGAATTGGCTAAAAGTATAAAAAATGAAGAGAATGATTTTTTAGATAAGCAATATGAAAAGATTGATTATATTAGCGAAGATAGTATCTTTGCAAAATATTTACGACGTGAACCTATCCAAAAAAATAATTTTAATCGGGTAAAAATATTTCCATTTGGATTGAATTTGAGTCAAGAGATGGCGGTAAATCAGGCATTGACGAACCAAATGAGCATTATCGAGGGACCACCAGGCACAGGAAAAACTCAAACTATTTTGAATATCATTGCAAATTTAATGATGAATAATAACACAGTTGCTGTTGTTTCCAACAATAACGCAGCCATTCAAAATATTTTTGATAAGTTAGATGCCAAAGATTTATCTTTTTTTACGGCGATGCTCGGCAATAAAGATAATCAAGAAGCTTTTTTTCTAAATCAAAATGAAGATTATCCTAAAATGCAAAATATTTCTAAAACAGATTTCGTTCTTGAGCAAAAAAAGCTTGAAGAGGATATCGAACATATAAAAACTTTATTACATGCTCACAATCAGCTTGCAAAACTCTCGCAAGAATTAGATTCTCTGCTAATAGAACAAAAATATTTTATGAGATTGTATACCCTCAAAGCTATTAGTATTGATGATGAGCAGTATTTTCTAAATTACACTTTAGAAGAGATAATATCATTCTGGGCTGACTTGGAAGATTTGCAAAGTCAAAACAAAACAGTCAATCTTTTTTTTAAAATCAAGGCTATATGGAAATATAGACTATTTCATTTTTCTATTTATTCGCATCCTATAGATGATATTATTATATTTTTACAAAAATGTTTTTATATTATTAGAGCAAGGACGTTAAACAAGGAGATTTTAGAATTAAAAAACCTTTTGAAGAATTCTAACTTTGAAGCGCTACTCGAACAACATAGAACGAAATCAATGGCATTATTTAAGTCATATTTATCGAAAAGATATGATTATAAAATGAAAAGAACAAGATTTGATAGTGATATTTTGTGGAAAGATTTCAATAGCTTTATCAAAGAATATCCCGTGATTTTAAGTACGACACATTCTTTGAAAAATTGTACAGGAAAAAATTTTTTATACGATTATCTGATTATAGATGAAGCGTCACAGGTTGATATTGTTGCCGGTGGACTTGCCTTGTCTTGTGCCCGAAATGTTGTTGTTGTTGGTGATTTAAAGCAACTGCCTCATATCATACCTCGTGAATTAAAAAATCAGATTGACAGTATTTTTGATCATTATTCTTTAAATCCCTCCTATCATTACGCAAACAATTTACTTTTATCTGTTTCAAAATTATTTAATGAAGTGCCAAGAACATTGTTAAAAGAGCACTATAGGTGCCATCCAAAAATTATAGATTTTTGTAATAAGAAATTTTATAATAACGAGTTAATTATCCTAACAAAAGATACAAAGAAGACGTCTTCGCCTCTGATTTTATATAATACAGCAGAGGGAAATCATGCGAGGGGAAAATATAATCAGCGTCAAATTGATATTATTAAAAACGAAATATTAACACGTTTACATGTTGATAGTTTGGGAATTATTTCGCCTTTTCGCAAGCAAATCGATAAATTATGCGAAGAAATTAATCAAAACGCAAATATCGAAATTGATACAGTGCACAAATACCAAGGAAGAGAAAAAGATGTGATTATTATCACAACAGTTGTTGATCAGGAAAACGAGTTTGCCGATGATCCAAATTTGCTAAATGTAGCTATTTCAAGAGCGAAAGATCAACTTTATGTTGTCATATCTGATGATCAAAAAAATAAAAATATGAAAGATTTGGTTTCTTATATAAAATATAATAATTTTGAGATCAAACAAAGTAAAATTTACTCTATATTTGATCTACTATATCAGAGTTATGCTCCCGTTTTGACAAAGTATCGCTCTAAAATAAAAAATATTTCTAAATACAAATCAGAAAATTTGATGAATATTATAATCGAAAATATATTGAATAATGAGCATTATAATTATTTGGACAAAGTTCTTAATTTCCCGTTGAATCATTTAATCCAAGATACCAGTATCTTAAATGAAAAGGAATTGAAATTTGTACAAAATCCTTTAACTCATATAGATTTTTTGATATATAATAAAATCTGCAAAGAAGCTGTACTGGCGGTCGAAGTAGATGGCGTTGCTTTTCATGAAAATAATCCCATCCAGTTAGAAAGGGATAAATTAAAAGATCTCATTTTAGAAAAATATAATATTCCAATGATACGATTTGCCACCAATGGCAGTGAAGAGGAAAAAAAATTACTTCGCAAGTTACAAGAGATAAATGCTTAAGGCAAAAGGGGATCTCCCCTTTTTATAATCTTATCTTTTGGCTTTTTTCTCTTTTCTTTTTTTCATGGTTGCTTTTCTTGCAGCGTTTCTGTCGTTTGCCTTTTTCTTTCTCATGCCTGCGACATTGTTGGCTGTTTTACTTCTTTTTTCAGTACTTCGTTCGATTTTGCCTTGGATGGTGTTTTTTCTGGCTTCTTTTTCTACCCAATCTTTGGGCTCATAACCTTCAAAAAATTCGACTTTTAGTCCATATTTGAGGAGGCGCTCAATATTTTTCAAAACACTTTTTTCCTCTTTGCAAACCAAAGAGATAGCCTCGCCCTCATTGCCCGCTCGACCGGTTCTACCGATTCGATGGATGTAATCTTCTGCCTCTCCTGGGAGCTCATAATTGATGACATGAGGGAGCTCTTCGATATCCAAACCTCGAGAAGCGATATCGGTGGCGACGAGGACACGAATGGTTCCGGCTTTGAAATCTTTGAGTGCTTTGGTGCGCTTGGTGTGCGCCTTGTCCCCATGCAAAATCAGTGTTTTTAAGCCACTTTTCTCAAGGTATTCTCCTACTTCATCAGCACTTTTTTTCGTTTTTGTGAAAACCAACACTTGATGCCAATTTCGAGAACCTATCATGTAAGATAACAATGCAGCTTTTTTATCTTGGTCACATATATAAATCGTTTGTTTTACTTTTCTTGCCAAATCGCCTTGATTGTTGATTTCCACTTTGATTGGCTTATTCAAGGCAAGTTCTGAGAATCTTTTCACTGCTTTGCTCAGTTCCACGGAAAAAAGCAAGGTTTGGCGTTTTTTAGGAATCATGCCAGAGAGCGTCTTGATCTCTTCCCAAAATCCCATATCTAAAATTCTATCAGCTTCATCATAGACGAGGGTTTCTACTTTTGAAAGATTGAGATTTCCCTGTTCGATATGTTCTAGTAAACGCCCCGGTGTTGCCACCAAGATATCGATGCCACGAGCGAGTTTTCTGATTTGTGGTGCAAATTTGACGCCACCAAAAATTGCGCAACTCTCTAGGGCAAGATTTTTGCCATAAACCTCAATACTGTCTCCCACTTGTGCCGCCAACTCTCTCGTGGGTACTAAGATGAGGACTTTGATGGCTCTTTTTGTTTTTTCTTTGGTCTGTTTTTTGGATAGTAATTGCAAAATAGGGAGTGCGTATGCGGCGGTTTTGCCCGTCCCTGTTTGTGCTGTGGCCATCACATCTTTTCCCTCTAAGACCAAAGGGATTACTTTTTTTTGTACTGGTGTTGGTTTTGTATAGCCTAATTCACCGATAGTGGTGAGCAATTGCGGCACTAAGCCTAGTTTTTCAAACGACATCAATATTTCCTTATTTTTTTGTATTGTATCTAAAAAATTATATAAGGAGTGAGAATTGAAATGATAGAATCTAAACGCATTCACCTTTAAAATATATTTTGAGTAAAAATGGCGGCACAATCGTCGTGATAATGATGACAAATATAAGCATCGCATAGATCTCATTAGGGAGTATCCCACTGACCCTTCCCATCTCCGCAAAGATGAGACCGACTTCACCTCTTGGTATCATCGATATACCGATTAGCGCATTATTCTTTGCACATTTTTGTATGATGAAAAAAGCACCTAGAAATTTTGAAATAAATGCAATCGAGATAAATGAGAGTCCCATAATCCAAAAGGAGGTGGAAGTAAAATCTATAACTCTGAGATTGACAGATAGACCCACCATCACAAAAAATATTGGTGTGAAGATTTGAATGATTGGTTTCATGTTTTTCTTCACATCCTCAAGCAGCAATTCATTCGCTCCCAAAAATGAGCCAAAAGGCAAGAAAAACCGGCGAGAAAGTGCGATTCCGGCTGCAAAAGAACCTAAGATTGCCGGTGCTCCGACTAAATGTGACAGATACGACAATAGCAATATCAGTGAGATGATAATCGTAGGAATATATCCAGGGACCAGTTCTTTTCCATGAAATTTATGTATCAAAAAGGAGAGTGCTTTAGCAAAGATTGGCGCTAGGATTAAAAACATGAGTATCATGCCCGCCACGGAGATGGTGTGACTAAAATCTGCTTGACGAGAGATTGAAAAGTCATAAATAAAGACCAATAAAATAATTCCAATAATATCATCGATTACCGCAGCTCCGATGACGATTTGTGCGATATTTGTCTTTTCCATGTGGATGTCTCTTAGTACGCGTAGCGTGATTCCAATACTCGTCGCGGTGAGAGTTCCCCCGATAAACAAAGCGATGTCAAATGATAATCCAAAAAGATAAAAAGCAGTCAAAATTCCAAAACAAAAAGGCAAGATAACACCCAGTACCGCGACGATTAATGAGCGCATCCCCGCATGTTTTAATCGTGTAAAATCTGTTTCGATTCCGACTTCAAATAGAAGCAAGATGATGCCGATTTCTGCTAATATTTTCAATATTTCATTGGGTTGTACGATGCCCAAAATAGACGACCCGAGAAATATCCCGGCAAAAAGCTCACCAAGAACAGAAGGCACACCAAGCCTAGCAAAGAGTTCACCAAAAATTCTAGCTACTATCAAAATCAAGAAAAGGGTTAAGAAAAAATTATGTGCTTCCATGCCATATTATACTATTTTTTAGCCAAAGAATCGTCTCATGATACAAGATTTGCACACGATCTTTTGTTTTTATGAATAAGGGTGTTACGAAGGGTGAAGGCGTTCATGGTTTTAGGCACACTGTGCTATAATACTCTGATATAGTGAGACTCTTGTCTGTTATAATACTCCACAAAGGAACCCATCAAATGTTTGAATTCACCAATCAATCAACCCCTGCAATACTACATCATACACCCCTGGTCATCGCTACTATTGATGTGAAAAGAAGCCAAATATGAATAAAAAGCTTATCTTCTTTATTCTCATCATCATAATAGTAGCATTGGCATTTCCGGCGTATGAAAATCAGCGCGTCGAGCAGATTATCGCACAAAAAAAGGCCGTGCTCCATGCGGAAGGGATTGATTTGAGTATTGAACCTAAAGAAGGCTATTTTGTCAGTATCAGAAAATTCAACCTGACCCTTCAAAAGGGAGAAGTCATAGCGTTGATGCTGAAAGAAAATTTAGTGAGATTCTACCCTTTGTATAAAGATTCAATAGAAGCTTATTTTAAAAAGAATCAAACAACGATTGCCCAGAGCTTAGAAGGTATGCGATTTTCAGGTTTTATTACTGTGGATAATTTGATGCTAAATAAGCCAAAATTACGGATAGTGCTGAAAGAATTACCAACAATTTTGATGCAAGATATCAAAAATGACCCCTCAGCTTCTTCTATTGTATTGCCTTGGTTAGACCATGGTCTCATCGCATTTAAAGTTGTTTTCAACCAAGATGGTTCACTTGAGCACATTGCGATGCGAAATTTTGATGAAAAATTCACATCAGGCATAAAAAAAGAAGCAAATCATATCCAACTGCTAGGAAATCAACTCATGGTTTTAGATAAAAATAGTGGTGAATTTCAGATGCAAAAGGCATCAATAGAAAGCAAAAATAGAGCACAAAAACAAACCGTGTTGATGCAACTCAAAGATTTAAAATATCAATTTCAATATGATGATATGCTCCATGAATCTTCCAATCTCAATATCGGTGATTTTGTCATTAACCTCAATGACACACAAAAAAGCACCAAATTTTCAATAAATAATTTTACCGTTAATAGTCATAGTGATTCAGACAAAGAGAAGACAAATTTTATGGCAGAGTACAAGATTGGCGCGATGAACTTTTTGGGATACCAACAGCTTCTTAAACTACACCAATTAAATCTCAAAGTGACGTTTAGTGGTCTCAATACGCCTGCAGTAAAATCATTTATCCGCACATATGGACATAAAATAACCCAGCAACCACCCAATCAAATGTTTTTACAAAATGATGTGATGGCAATAATAAACCAGGGATTTAATCTAAAAGTAGATGGCGGTATCAACGAGACTCAGTATGCAATTTTTGCGCTAAAAGCTTTTGATTTTTCAATCAATCTAAAAGTCGCTCCAAACACGCTCAATAGCAATTCTCAACCTGAGGAATTTGAGCAATTTATATCGATTAGCTCAGATATCATGATAACACAAAATGATATCGATCAACTCTCTGTCATCAATCCAAAGTTAGTAGAAGAACTCAAAAAATATGCCAAAAAAGATGGGGATCATCTCTTGTTTCATATCGTATTGGATAAATCAAAAATTTCCATCAACGATAAAGAGTTATAACTAAAATCACATAGGGGCACGATTCTTGCCTCTATGCTTTGGATGGACAAGAACGGCGAGAGAGAAATCTAGATTTTAAAAATGCCAGTGGTATATTTTATAATAGTATCATGATAGATTGTACGCTTGCAAAAGAAAATTCTAGATTTTGCAATTGAGAGTATTTATGGTACCGGGAAGAATGTTAGAAATGGTGTTGATGGCTATTGTAAAATAATATAAAACAGTACCATGAAGTAGTGCGAGATACTGCCTGCGAGTACAAAAAAGTGCCAGATTGTATGGAAAAAATGTTTTTCATCCTTGACATAAAAAATGATACCAAAGGTATAAAACAATCCCCCTAAGAGCATCAGTAGTAATCCGCCTATTGGCATCGCATGGACAATAGGATTGACCGCTACGATAATCAACCATCCCATGATAACATACAAAATCAACGAAAGCATTTCAAATCGTCTAGGATAGAGAAATTTTAACGCCACACCAAAGGCCGCAATCGCCCAATTGATACCAAAAAGGCTCCAGCCCCAAGGTCCGTGAAGCGTGATAAGTGTGATGGGCGTATAGGTTCCTGCAATCAAAAAGTAGATAGAAGCGTGGTCAAAGATTTGTAAAATTTTCTTTACCTTTCTTTTCCTGGCCGCATGATAAAAGGTAGAAGAACCATACATGATAATCAAAGTCGCACCATATATCGCCGATGCAGTGATGCCAGTCGCATTGGAATGATAGGCCGCTATGATGACCAATATGACTAAGCCTGCGATACTAAATAACAGACCAATGCCATGGCTTATGGCATGCCAAATCTCTTCTGTGATAGAAAAATTATTGATATTTGTCTCAAAAAAGGTTTGGTCTTTTTTTAAAGAAAGATAATCCCGTCGATTCCGTTTAGTGCGCAAAATTCTATATCCTCTTCACTGTTTCCGATGAGTAAAATCTTGGCATCATACATATAATCATCGGCTATTTGTTGTGCTATGGTTGAAAAACCTTTACTCACCAAAAGAAAAGATGCCTGCGATGCAGCCGCCAAAACCAACTCGACTATTGTCGTCACTTGGATGGCAAAGGTGAGCTGTTGGTCTTTGGCGTAGGTGATGATTGTTTTGTCAAAATCACTTAAAATGATGGAGTTTGGTGGTGTGTTTTTGATCTCATCTATAGAAGTCACTTTATAAAACTGTTGATTTTCGATGAAAGAGTGGTGAAATATTAGCATTATTTGAGACCGGCACACTCTTTAGAACAGTAAAATTTACCATCTTTGATGATGGCATCTTTTTCACTGACAAAAACCGAACACTTTGCACATTCTATCATGGTGTCCCCATCTATTTTTTTCTTTTTATCATTTTTTGGAGGGACAGATTTTGTCCTTGATGCTTTAAAAAACACTATATATATAAACCATGCAATTGCTGCAAAGAGTAACCATTTCATAATCATTTAAAAGTTCCTTCGGTTTTCATGAGGAGGTAATTTCGATTACCATTTTCATAAATCCTATAATTTTCAAGATTTTTAATCTCGTCTTGGACACGCGTCCCTTTGTAAAATAGCAGGGTGGTTTTGGCTGAGATAAAGTTTTGGCAGAGTTTCAAAAGCATCTCTGTTTTTGTGACGGCTCGTGAACAAACCAAATCTGCCTCAAAAGGCGCAACCGCTTCAACGCGTTGTGAAATTATATCAACATTTTTTAAATATAACGAAGTTTTGGCCAGATGTAAAAAAGCACTCTTCTTTTTGATGGGTTCAAAAAGAGTAAAATGAATCTGCGGTAATGCCATCGCCAAGATGAGTCCAGGAAACCC
This genomic window from Sulfurospirillum sp. 1612 contains:
- a CDS encoding cation:proton antiporter; the encoded protein is MEAHNFFLTLFLILIVARIFGELFARLGVPSVLGELFAGIFLGSSILGIVQPNEILKILAEIGIILLLFEVGIETDFTRLKHAGMRSLIVAVLGVILPFCFGILTAFYLFGLSFDIALFIGGTLTATSIGITLRVLRDIHMEKTNIAQIVIGAAVIDDIIGIILLVFIYDFSISRQADFSHTISVAGMILMFLILAPIFAKALSFLIHKFHGKELVPGYIPTIIISLILLLSYLSHLVGAPAILGSFAAGIALSRRFFLPFGSFLGANELLLEDVKKNMKPIIQIFTPIFFVMVGLSVNLRVIDFTSTSFWIMGLSFISIAFISKFLGAFFIIQKCAKNNALIGISMIPRGEVGLIFAEMGRVSGILPNEIYAMLIFVIIITTIVPPFLLKIYFKGECV
- the trhA gene encoding PAQR family membrane homeostasis protein TrhA, translated to MRTKRNRRDYLSLKKDQTFFETNINNFSITEEIWHAISHGIGLLFSIAGLVILVIIAAYHSNATGITASAIYGATLIIMYGSSTFYHAARKRKVKKILQIFDHASIYFLIAGTYTPITLITLHGPWGWSLFGINWAIAAFGVALKFLYPRRFEMLSLILYVIMGWLIIVAVNPIVHAMPIGGLLLMLLGGLFYTFGIIFYVKDEKHFFHTIWHFFVLAGSISHYFMVLFYIILQ
- a CDS encoding DEAD/DEAH box helicase, whose amino-acid sequence is MSFEKLGLVPQLLTTIGELGYTKPTPVQKKVIPLVLEGKDVMATAQTGTGKTAAYALPILQLLSKKQTKEKTKRAIKVLILVPTRELAAQVGDSIEVYGKNLALESCAIFGGVKFAPQIRKLARGIDILVATPGRLLEHIEQGNLNLSKVETLVYDEADRILDMGFWEEIKTLSGMIPKKRQTLLFSVELSKAVKRFSELALNKPIKVEINNQGDLARKVKQTIYICDQDKKAALLSYMIGSRNWHQVLVFTKTKKSADEVGEYLEKSGLKTLILHGDKAHTKRTKALKDFKAGTIRVLVATDIASRGLDIEELPHVINYELPGEAEDYIHRIGRTGRAGNEGEAISLVCKEEKSVLKNIERLLKYGLKVEFFEGYEPKDWVEKEARKNTIQGKIERSTEKRSKTANNVAGMRKKKANDRNAARKATMKKRKEKKAKR
- the rsmG gene encoding 16S rRNA (guanine(527)-N(7))-methyltransferase RsmG encodes the protein MSATKNNYEIADDFTKKCENFTKLILSYNKIHNITGAKDSDSIRFNIEDSIYPIPFLPPHIEQAIDVGSGAGFPGLILAMALPQIHFTLFEPIKKKSAFLHLAKTSLYLKNVDIISQRVEAVAPFEADLVCSRAVTKTEMLLKLCQNFISAKTTLLFYKGTRVQDEIKNLENYRIYENGNRNYLLMKTEGTFK
- a CDS encoding AAA domain-containing protein, giving the protein MNIDKYLILINDKDKTQEIEKIDVEANKIKIKYTTNNKIYLYNKHKVSILQDPKPIDPNAYLIYLGEVCLFNISKILDFKTHLRIFHDNGKVFTYNKANLRFEKNALMYVNTKNTLLYLKELAKSIKNEENDFLDKQYEKIDYISEDSIFAKYLRREPIQKNNFNRVKIFPFGLNLSQEMAVNQALTNQMSIIEGPPGTGKTQTILNIIANLMMNNNTVAVVSNNNAAIQNIFDKLDAKDLSFFTAMLGNKDNQEAFFLNQNEDYPKMQNISKTDFVLEQKKLEEDIEHIKTLLHAHNQLAKLSQELDSLLIEQKYFMRLYTLKAISIDDEQYFLNYTLEEIISFWADLEDLQSQNKTVNLFFKIKAIWKYRLFHFSIYSHPIDDIIIFLQKCFYIIRARTLNKEILELKNLLKNSNFEALLEQHRTKSMALFKSYLSKRYDYKMKRTRFDSDILWKDFNSFIKEYPVILSTTHSLKNCTGKNFLYDYLIIDEASQVDIVAGGLALSCARNVVVVGDLKQLPHIIPRELKNQIDSIFDHYSLNPSYHYANNLLLSVSKLFNEVPRTLLKEHYRCHPKIIDFCNKKFYNNELIILTKDTKKTSSPLILYNTAEGNHARGKYNQRQIDIIKNEILTRLHVDSLGIISPFRKQIDKLCEEINQNANIEIDTVHKYQGREKDVIIITTVVDQENEFADDPNLLNVAISRAKDQLYVVISDDQKNKNMKDLVSYIKYNNFEIKQSKIYSIFDLLYQSYAPVLTKYRSKIKNISKYKSENLMNIIIENILNNEHYNYLDKVLNFPLNHLIQDTSILNEKELKFVQNPLTHIDFLIYNKICKEAVLAVEVDGVAFHENNPIQLERDKLKDLILEKYNIPMIRFATNGSEEEKKLLRKLQEINA
- a CDS encoding PP0621 family protein gives rise to the protein MIMKWLLFAAIAWFIYIVFFKASRTKSVPPKNDKKKKIDGDTMIECAKCSVFVSEKDAIIKDGKFYCSKECAGLK